The following coding sequences are from one Lolium rigidum isolate FL_2022 chromosome 6, APGP_CSIRO_Lrig_0.1, whole genome shotgun sequence window:
- the LOC124662236 gene encoding uncharacterized protein LOC124662236, translating into MSPKKTPATKGWVKLCKVPLNEHSSNNVIDAAMDAKFMADAEQNPEEERAAHAAFDVEQQAARRLAPSETEAELPRPGPRRGTPRCSAELEGVTPAYMGPACPRWRQVQRRDLWRDTVGCGALDTGAAKTVSQRLATTERKQRTHRPLSSLLSLRSQLTPSQPILSTSIPASPGCRPLPAPPSDGGAPLPTRSHALSDPLSCLGSSNHHRCSHGDVAPPSLPGGRRRGLPLGPVAVHRADPPLDGVDVDPAAVLPPKQRHGGPIQEMQDQQVLVSYQQALNAFQHELPIQLGRAAVDGADQPVDEYPVPALAPQQQAGQPVLPCCCVNFTLCLVSCCSEYAFSEIFNRNFLVNMQARYFFQHLICGFKG; encoded by the exons ATGTCCCCGAAGAAGACGCCGGCTACGAAGGGGTGGGTGAAGCTGTGCAAGGTGCCATTGAACGAACATAGCTCAAACAACGTCATCGACGCGGCCATGGACGCGAAGTTCATGGCTGATGCGGAGCAGAATCCAGAGGAGGAACGGGCGGCCCACGCGGCATTCGACGTGGAGCAGCAAGCC GCAAGGAGATTAGCGCCCAGCGAAACCGAAGCTGAGCTGCCGCGCCCCGGTCCACGGCGTGGCACACCACGGTGCAGCGCCGAGCTCGAGGGCGTGACACCAGCGTACATGGGACCCGCTTGTCCACGCTGGCGGCAGGTGCAGCGCCGCGATCTATGGCGTGACACAGTGGGCTGTGGCGCCCTGGATACAGGCGCGGCAAAAACAG TTAGTCAGCGGCTGGCAACAACGGAGAGGAAACAACGGACCCACCGACCGCTGTCCTCACTCCTCTCTCTCAGGTCTCAGCTCACTCCCTCACAGCCCATCCTTTCCACCTCGATTCCGGCGAGCCCTGGTTGCCGCCCGCTACCGGCACCACCTTCGGATGGGGGCGCTCCCCTGCCCACTCGTTCTCATGCTCTGAGCGACCCACTTTCCTGCCTTGGGTCCTCGAATCACCACCGCTGCAGCCATGGGGATGTCGCGCCTCCGAGCCTTCCCGGTGGACGACGACGTGGACTCCCGCTTGGACCAGTGGCCGTCCACAGAGCAGATCCACCTCTGGATGGAGTTGATGTGGATCCGGCGGCAGTTCTCCCGCCAAAGCAGCGGCATG GTGGGCCAATCCAGGAGATGCAAGATCAGCAGGTCTTGGTGTCTTATCAGCAGGCGCTGAACGCTTTCCAGCATGAGCTGCCCATCCAACTTGGCCGAGCTGCAGTCGACGGAGCAGATCAACCTGTTGATGAGTATCCGGTGCCAGCTCTCGCACCCCAGCAGCAGGCAGGTCAGCCTGTTTTGCCCTGTTGCTGTGTCAATTTTACATTGTGTTTAGTTTCATGTTGCTCGGAATATGCTTTTAGTGAGATCTTCAATAGGAATTTTTTAGTAAACATGCAGGCCAGATATTTCTTTCAGCATCTGATTTGTGGTTTCAAAGGTTAA